A region from the Silene latifolia isolate original U9 population chromosome 7, ASM4854445v1, whole genome shotgun sequence genome encodes:
- the LOC141590891 gene encoding RING-H2 finger protein ATL60-like, which translates to MGDNSDATYVYYPSPTSMASKPNHVSLDSIIIALVVLFFVLAFCFFLSLYIRWYWSRTEDPSVVSWRRRAARQVTPAAQAVTRRRGLDRVTLRTLPLVVYDPKEFKEGLECSVCLSEISLGEKVRLLPKCNHGFHVECIDMWFKSHSTCPLCRNLVSSSPKQSNDSVQESEEVDVTRVISDTDSDSDSDSNSDSDSDHEGGSHASVAISYPTNVLYWGDEVQVRSLGEATNNNVATSTSTSSSSNNNGVNGQRDELVIEIPSDLCHECFSSPLSSAEFREEEAKTPVMSRLRSLKRLLSRGKSLAPWASSSSSSNVEQV; encoded by the coding sequence ATGGGTGATAATAGTGATGCAACTTATGTTTATTATCCATCACCAACATCAATGGCTTCAAAACCAAACCATGTATCATTGGATAGCATAATCATAGCCTTAGTTGTCCTGTTTTTTGTTCTAGCCTTTTGTTTCTTCCTATCCCTCTATATTAGATGGTATTGGTCAAGAACTGAGGACCCTTCTGTGGTGTCATGGCGCCGGCGTGCTGCCCGTCAAGTGACACCGGCTGCCCAAGCGGTCACGAGGAGGCGAGGACTAGACCGGGTTACTTTAAGGACATTGCCCTTGGTGGTGTATGATCCTAAAGAGTTTAAGGAAGGGTTGGAGTGTTCAGTTTGTTTAAGTGAAATATCTCTAGGGGAAAAAGTTAGGCTTTTGCCAAAATGCAATCATGGATTTCATGTGGAGTGTATTGATATGTGGTTTAAGTCTCATTCAACATGTCCACTTTGTAGGAATCTTGTGTCTTCCtctccaaaacaatcaaatgaTTCGGTTCAAGAATCCGAAGAAGTTGATGTTACTCGAGTTATATCAGAcacagactcagactcagattcagactcGAACTCAGATTCAGACTCAGATCATGAGGGTGGTTCTCATGCTTCAGTAGCGATAAGTTATCCGACAAATGTCCTTTATTGGGGTGATGAAGTTCAAGTTAGATCACTAGGGGAAGCTACAAATAATAATGTTGCTACTTCTACCTCAACATCTTCCTCaagtaacaacaatggtgttaaTGGTCAAAGGGATGAACTTGTGATTGAGATACCAAGTGATTTATGTCATGAATGCTTCTCATCGCCGCTTTCTAGTGCTGAGTTTCGAGAGGAGGAAGCGAAAACTCCGGTGATGTCGAGGTTAAGGTCTTTGAAGAGGTTGTTGAGTAGAGGGAAGAGTTTGGCTCCTTGGGCTAGTAGCTCTAGCTCAAGTAATGTTGAGCAAGTCTAA